A DNA window from Trypanosoma brucei brucei TREU927 chromosome 10, whole genome shotgun sequence contains the following coding sequences:
- a CDS encoding mitochondrial structure specific endonuclease I (SSE-1), putative: protein MSVRERAVVLIDGPALIHRWYYRWLYTNRNNPVDVKRFAITNARHTIAIAHSFDPSHLMQHLLSPQVEYTHTPKHNKLIICFDQGDGGRREIYPKYKLNREGREVGEELGVIQKVATKVFLGEPKNTLLIVPHFDSKLKNVNAEADDMISTLAQHTQRIRIPTVIMSHDHDLYQLIDEASRCYYYDIRTKHLISEKGVIERLGVHPKLVRDYKCLAGDPSDNIPGVKGIGKTRALQLLKKYGDLEGVLTKGTKKQGGVVGDLLRAGVEGAELSRKLVELRDCPSVLRVCEFFLKL, encoded by the coding sequence ATGTCGGTACGGGAACGAGCTGTGGTACTTATTGATGGCCCAGCGTTGATTCACCGTTGGTATTACCGTTGGTTGTACACTAATAGAAATAACCCCGTTGATGTGAAGCGCTTTGCCATAACAAATGCGCGGCACACAATTGCTATAGCGCATAGctttgatcccagtcacttgaTGCAGCACCTTCTCTCGCCGCAGGTGGAGTACACGCATACACCCAAACATAACAAGCTAATTATATGTTTCGATCAAGGTGATGGCGGCCGTCGAGAGATTTACCCAAAGTACAAGTTAAATCGTGAGGGACGAGAAGTAGGGGAAGAGCTTGGAGTCATACAAAAGGTCGCCACGAAGGTGTTTCTGGGTGAGCCGAAGAATACGCTTTTAATTGTACCTCACTTTGACTCGAAGCTCAAGAATGTGAATGCCGAAGCCGACGATATGATTTCCACCTTAGCACAACATACCCAACGAATTAGAATTCCCACTGTCATAATGTCGCATGACCATGACCTGTACCAGCTTATCGATGAGGCGAGTAGGTGTTATTACTACGACATTCGTACGAAGCATCTCATATCTGAAAAGGGTGTAATTGAGCGTCTCGGCGTTCACCCAAAGCTCGTACGGGATTACAAATGCTTAGCGGGTGACCCTTCTGACAATATTCCTGGTGTGAAGGGAATTGGGAAAACCCGAGCACTGCAGCTGCTAAAAAAGTACGGTGACTTGGAGGGAGTGCTCACCAAAGGCACTAAGAAGCAAGGTGGGGTTGTTGGTGATTTACTGAGGGCTGGTGTCGAGGGTGCCGAACTTTCACGGAAACTTGTAGAGCTGCGTGACTGTCCTAGTGTACTTAGGGTGTGTGAATTCTTCCTGAAGCTATAA
- a CDS encoding protein kinase, putative (curated by M. Parsons, P. Ward, J. Mottram; GB:AAA19805.3: dual-specificity tyrosine-(Y)- phosphorylation regulated kinase TbPK4 {Trypanosoma brucei;}) gives MISVLSPSDFEKAKEFRAFLRNLGLSKSLDLFSEQWDELVKQQKEITTNEERMSEQDKEKSQRVSSAGSTPSVTAARVLRVKHRVVSAVGIEDDLWQPVGHEFLSPAFTTGAGISLEAYEMARQNDAVTLVCTNPYFKEPPPSNLPLEHFDLRVWYESGKTGFEEEKELPISVDSIVAGRYQMLQYLDSAAFSRTVRCMDLHEDREVCLKIIRNSKDFFDQSIDEIKLLKLINSSGDTEENCVVKMYDFFYYKEHMCIVTELLRDNLYRFSKYNRDEETELYFTLPRLQATARQVLTGLRFLHSLGLIHSDLKPENILIQSYSRCAVKIIDFGSSCFLTDNLSSYVQSRCYRAPEVILGCKYDSGIDIWSLGAILAELATGNVLFENNSIPQMLASICSVCNELPSKLLHEGRNTHHYVTKFGAFYEYCENMDLIFHYPVQGTPLPELFGYDDPLYVDFVRSCLTLDHRQRPTAEELLKHPFIHNDYGSAYSKPPPLKKQVADTNGIKDTSI, from the coding sequence ATGATTTCCGTCTTGTCGCCCTCTGACTTcgaaaaggcaaaagagtTCCGTGCCTTCTTGCGAAACCTCGGGCTATCGAAATCTTTGGACCTTTTTTCGGAACAATGGGATGAACTCGTAAAACAGCAAAAGGAGATTACCACCAACGAGGAAAGGATGTCGGAACAGGATAAAGAAAAGTCTCAGAGGGTTTCAAGTGCAGGCTCTACGCCATCCGTAACAGCCGCTCGTGTGCTACGCGTGAAGCATCGTGTGGTGTCGGCAGTTGGTATAGAAGATGATTTGTGGCAACCTGTTGGTCATGAGTTTCTCTCCCCCGCCTTCACTACAGGAGCTGGTATTTCGTTGGAAGCCTATGAGATGGCAAGGCAGAATGACGCTGTCACTTTGGTTTGTACAAACCCGTACTTTAAGGAACCACCACCATCTAATCTACCGCTGGAGCACTTTGATTTACGAGTGTGGTATGAAAGCGGTAAGACGGGGTttgaggaagagaaggaactaCCGATTTCGGTTGACTCCATAGTTGCTGGTCGGTATCAAATGCTCCAATACCTCGACTCCGCTGCCTTTTCCCGCACTGTGCGCTGTATGGACTTACATGAGGATCGCGAAGTGTGCCTTAAAATCATACGGAACTCTAAGGACTTCTTTGATCAGAGTATAGACGAAATCAAGTTGCTCAAGTTGATCAATTCTTCGGGTGATACAGAGGAGAATTGTGTAGTCAAAATGTATGATTTCTTCTACTACAAGGAACACATGTGTATAGTTACAGAGCTTCTCCGCGATAACTTGTATCGGTTTAGCAAGTACAATCGTGACGAAGAGACGGAACTGTACTTTACACTACCCCGGCTTCAGGCCACCGCAAGACAGGTTCTTACGGGGTTGCGATTCTTGCATAGTCTTGGTCTGATACACTCCGACCTCAAACCAGAGAATATTCTTATCCAGTCGTACAGTCGGTGTGCAGTGAAAATAATTGATTTTGGGAGCAGTTGCTTTTTGACCGATAACCTCAGTTCCTACGTGCAGTCCCGTTGCTACCGGGCACCAGAGGTGATTCTTGGTTGTAAGTACGATAGCGGCATTGATATTTGGTCTTTGGGTGCCATTCTTGCTGAACTGGCGACGGGTAATGTGTTATTCGAAAATAACTCGATTCCGCAGATGTTGGCGTCTATTTGTAGCGTTTGCAACGAGTTGCCGTCGAAGCTTCTACACGAAGGTCGGAACACTCATCATTACGTTACCAAGTTTGGTGCGTTTTACGAGTATTGCGAAAATATGGATCTTATATTCCATTACCCTGTTCAAGGTACGCCGCTGCCGGAACTTTTTGGCTACGATGATCCCTTATATGTTGACTTCGTACGCTCGTGCCTCACTTTAGACCACCGTCAGCGCCCTACGGCGGAAGAGCTTCTGAAACATCCCTTTATCCACAACGATTATGGAAGTGCATACAGTAAACCCCCACCTTTGAAGAAGCAGGTTGCCGATACAAATGGCATCAAAGACACGTCTATTTGA